The following proteins are co-located in the Paludibaculum fermentans genome:
- a CDS encoding efflux RND transporter permease subunit, with protein sequence MSRFFLHRPVFAWVIAIAMMLAGVLAIYNLPISQYPPIAPPSISVRAVYPGATAKTVEDSVVQIIEQKMTGLDKMLYISATSDSSGSASLELTFAPGTDPDLAWSKVQNKLQLAMPMLPEVVQRQGITVSKSTRNYLMLVGLISENSSLDYNDLNDYAISQIQPSLARVPGVGEVEPFGSQYAMRVWLDPDKLTQFNMTSDDVVAGIRTYNVQVSAGQFGGIPAIPGQRLNASILVQSLLKTPEEFAAIPLRNNPDGSIVRVRDIARTELGTESYDVKASFNGRPSAALPIRQEPGANALDTAARVKAKMEELSKYFPPGMKVVYPYDTTPFVRVAIGEVVRTLIEAIVLVFLIMYLFLGNMRATLVPTIAVPVVILGTFGVLGALGFSINMLTMFAMVLAIGLLVDDAIVVVENVERVMSEEGLPPWEATMKSMEEITGALVGIGFVLSAVFAPMMFFPGATGIIYRQFSVTVIASMLLSVIVALVLTPVLCASLLQPVAKGHEAAESGFRLLRPFFLAFDRAFNYLRDKYQSLVGRILGARAISLLAFVVIVVAMGFLFRRMPTAYLPDEDQGILMAMVQLPPGSTREQTDGVMDKLRRHFLEDQKEAVESCMTVSGYSASGRGQNQGFAFIMLKDWKLRDKPGLRAKEVAGKAMMAFAGMRTAVAFAFPPPAVIELGQANGFDFMLQDRGGLGHDALMGARRQLLQLAAQDPRLVRVRPNGLDDVPEYRSEIDWEKAGTWGVPISSIHSTISAAFGSAYVNDFIQGGRVKRVYVQSDAPYRMLPSDLERLYVRGSKGTMVPVNALASGRWTYSSPRLERYNSFPALNFLGEPAPGRSSGEAMQAMEEIVAKLPKGIGYDWTGLSYQERMGQAQTGLLYSFSILVIFLVLAALYESWSVPIAIMLALPLGVIGGVAASSWRNLPNDVYFQIGLLTVLGLTTKNAILIVQFAKIRLEEGEGLLEATLQAAKLRLRPIVMTSLAFGFGVLPLAIAKGAGAGAQQAIGTSVLGGMITATFLAIFFIPLFFVMIVQLFSKRTAAPVEPGTAPSGEGQ encoded by the coding sequence ATGTCTAGGTTTTTCCTGCATCGTCCCGTCTTCGCCTGGGTGATCGCCATCGCCATGATGCTGGCGGGCGTCCTGGCGATCTACAACCTGCCCATCTCGCAATACCCGCCCATCGCTCCGCCGTCCATCTCCGTGCGGGCCGTCTACCCCGGAGCCACGGCCAAGACCGTGGAAGACAGCGTGGTGCAGATCATCGAGCAGAAGATGACCGGCCTCGACAAGATGCTGTACATCTCCGCCACCAGCGACTCGTCGGGCAGCGCCTCGCTGGAACTGACCTTCGCGCCGGGTACCGATCCCGACCTGGCCTGGTCGAAGGTGCAGAACAAGCTGCAACTGGCCATGCCCATGCTGCCCGAAGTGGTGCAGCGCCAGGGCATCACGGTGAGCAAGTCCACGCGCAACTACCTGATGCTGGTGGGCCTGATCTCAGAGAACTCGTCGCTGGACTATAACGACCTGAACGACTACGCGATTTCGCAGATCCAGCCGTCGCTGGCCCGCGTGCCGGGCGTCGGCGAAGTGGAGCCTTTCGGGTCTCAATACGCCATGCGCGTCTGGCTGGATCCAGACAAGCTCACCCAGTTCAACATGACCTCCGACGACGTAGTGGCGGGCATCCGCACCTACAACGTCCAGGTGTCCGCCGGCCAGTTCGGCGGCATTCCGGCGATCCCGGGCCAGCGGCTGAACGCGTCGATCCTGGTGCAGTCCCTGCTGAAGACGCCTGAGGAGTTCGCAGCGATTCCCCTGCGGAACAATCCGGACGGCTCGATTGTCCGGGTGAGGGACATCGCGCGGACGGAACTGGGGACCGAGTCTTACGATGTGAAGGCGTCGTTCAACGGCCGGCCCTCGGCCGCCCTGCCCATCCGCCAGGAGCCCGGCGCGAACGCCTTGGATACAGCCGCCCGGGTGAAGGCCAAGATGGAGGAGCTCTCGAAGTACTTCCCGCCCGGGATGAAGGTCGTCTATCCCTACGACACGACCCCGTTCGTCCGGGTCGCCATTGGGGAAGTGGTGAGGACCCTCATCGAAGCCATCGTGCTGGTGTTCCTGATCATGTATCTCTTCCTGGGCAACATGCGCGCGACGCTGGTGCCCACCATCGCCGTGCCGGTCGTGATCCTGGGGACCTTCGGAGTCCTGGGCGCCCTGGGCTTCTCCATCAACATGCTGACGATGTTCGCCATGGTGCTGGCCATCGGCCTGCTGGTGGACGACGCCATCGTCGTGGTGGAGAACGTGGAGCGTGTGATGAGTGAGGAAGGCCTGCCGCCCTGGGAAGCCACCATGAAGTCGATGGAGGAGATCACCGGCGCTCTCGTCGGCATCGGCTTTGTGCTCTCGGCGGTCTTCGCTCCGATGATGTTCTTCCCCGGCGCGACAGGAATCATCTACCGCCAGTTCTCCGTCACGGTGATCGCCTCGATGCTGCTCTCAGTGATCGTCGCCCTGGTGCTGACGCCGGTGCTGTGCGCCTCGCTGCTGCAGCCTGTCGCCAAAGGCCATGAGGCGGCGGAGAGCGGCTTCCGCCTGCTGCGCCCGTTCTTCCTGGCGTTCGACCGGGCCTTCAACTACCTGCGGGACAAGTACCAGTCGCTGGTGGGCCGCATCCTGGGCGCCCGCGCCATCTCGCTGCTCGCCTTCGTGGTGATTGTCGTGGCCATGGGCTTCCTCTTCCGGCGCATGCCGACGGCCTACCTGCCTGATGAGGACCAGGGGATCCTGATGGCGATGGTGCAACTGCCGCCCGGCTCCACGCGGGAACAGACCGACGGGGTGATGGACAAACTGCGGAGGCACTTCCTGGAGGACCAGAAGGAGGCCGTCGAATCGTGCATGACGGTCTCCGGGTACAGCGCTTCCGGGCGCGGGCAAAACCAGGGCTTCGCGTTCATCATGCTGAAAGACTGGAAGCTGCGCGACAAGCCCGGGCTGCGGGCGAAGGAGGTCGCGGGCAAGGCGATGATGGCCTTCGCGGGCATGCGCACGGCTGTAGCCTTCGCATTTCCTCCCCCCGCGGTGATCGAGCTTGGCCAGGCCAACGGTTTCGACTTCATGTTGCAGGATCGGGGCGGCCTGGGGCACGACGCCCTGATGGGCGCCCGTAGGCAACTGCTGCAACTGGCGGCGCAGGATCCACGCCTGGTGCGCGTACGGCCCAACGGCCTGGACGATGTGCCCGAGTACCGCAGCGAGATCGACTGGGAGAAGGCCGGCACGTGGGGCGTGCCCATCTCGAGCATCCACAGCACGATCTCGGCGGCGTTCGGCAGCGCCTATGTGAACGACTTCATCCAGGGCGGGCGCGTGAAGCGCGTTTACGTTCAATCGGACGCGCCTTATCGCATGCTGCCCAGCGACCTGGAGCGCCTCTATGTGCGCGGCAGCAAAGGCACCATGGTGCCTGTCAACGCTTTGGCATCGGGCCGCTGGACCTACAGTTCGCCGCGGTTGGAGCGGTACAACAGCTTCCCCGCCCTGAACTTCCTGGGCGAGCCCGCGCCCGGCCGGAGCTCCGGCGAGGCCATGCAGGCGATGGAAGAGATCGTCGCCAAGCTACCCAAGGGCATCGGATACGACTGGACCGGACTCTCCTACCAGGAGCGCATGGGCCAAGCGCAGACCGGGCTGCTGTATTCGTTCTCGATCCTGGTGATCTTCCTGGTCCTGGCGGCACTCTATGAAAGCTGGTCGGTCCCGATCGCCATCATGCTAGCCCTGCCGCTGGGCGTCATTGGCGGTGTGGCCGCATCGTCGTGGCGCAACCTGCCCAACGACGTCTACTTCCAGATCGGACTGCTGACGGTCCTCGGACTGACTACCAAGAACGCGATCCTGATCGTGCAATTCGCCAAGATCCGGCTGGAAGAGGGTGAGGGTCTGCTGGAGGCCACACTGCAGGCCGCCAAGCTCCGCCTGCGGCCGATTGTCATGACCTCGCTCGCCTTCGGTTTCGGCGTTCTGCCGCTGGCGATCGCCAAGGGCGCCGGCGCCGGCGCACAGCAGGCCATCGGCACCAGCGTCCTGGGCGGCATGATCACCGCCACCTTCCTGGCGATCTTCTTCATCCCCCTGTTCTTCGTGATGATCGTGCAGCTCTTCAGCAAGCGCACAGCCGCTCCGGTTGAGCCCGGTACGGCACCTTCCGGGGAGGGCCAATAA
- a CDS encoding efflux RND transporter periplasmic adaptor subunit — protein METRDAQAVFGVGNQTRISQARFRRNHFPLPSGPLRHFGTVPKRLAGIGLLLTALVLSGCKTKAEGPPAPGLPEVATVTLEQEPVTLTTELPGRTSAYLVAEIRPQVNGLIQSRQFQEGSNVKAGDLLYQIDPAPYQAALAQAKAALTTAEAELVTAEANLPALRSRAERLKTLAATRAAAQQDADDAGAALRQAEANLAARKASVEINRAALDSARINLSYTPIHAPISGRIGISNITVGALAAAYQLTPLAVIQQLDPIYVDVVQSNAELLRLRSRLKSGQLKPDSSFQRKVKLSLEDKSIYPYDGTLQFRDVTVDPTTGSITLRLVFPNPNNVLLPGMFVRALVQEGINQQALLAPQQGVARDTKGLPYAWIVGKDDKVEQRTLELDRAIGDKWLVTSGLEAGDRIIVEGLQKVRPGDRVRVVPAPQPETKGKSHV, from the coding sequence ATGGAAACGCGAGATGCGCAGGCAGTCTTCGGCGTTGGGAATCAGACACGAATTTCCCAGGCCAGGTTTCGACGAAATCACTTCCCCCTCCCTTCCGGACCTCTCCGGCACTTCGGCACGGTGCCGAAGCGGCTGGCCGGCATTGGGCTCCTTCTGACGGCACTTGTTCTCTCCGGCTGCAAGACCAAAGCGGAAGGACCACCCGCGCCCGGCCTGCCTGAAGTGGCCACCGTGACCCTCGAACAGGAGCCGGTGACGCTGACCACCGAGTTACCGGGCCGCACCTCCGCCTACCTGGTAGCGGAGATCCGGCCGCAGGTAAATGGGCTGATTCAAAGCCGGCAGTTCCAGGAGGGATCCAATGTGAAGGCCGGCGACCTGCTGTACCAGATTGATCCGGCCCCTTACCAGGCCGCGCTGGCGCAGGCCAAGGCGGCCCTGACCACGGCGGAAGCCGAGCTGGTGACGGCGGAGGCCAACCTGCCGGCGCTCCGCTCGCGGGCCGAACGGCTCAAGACGCTTGCCGCCACGCGCGCCGCCGCCCAGCAGGATGCGGACGACGCCGGCGCCGCGCTGCGCCAGGCCGAGGCGAACCTGGCCGCCCGCAAGGCTTCGGTCGAGATCAACCGCGCCGCGCTGGACAGCGCCCGCATCAATCTCTCGTACACCCCGATCCATGCGCCGATTTCCGGCCGCATCGGCATCTCGAACATTACTGTCGGCGCGCTGGCGGCGGCCTATCAGCTCACGCCGCTGGCGGTGATCCAGCAGCTCGACCCCATTTATGTGGATGTGGTCCAGTCCAACGCGGAGCTGCTGCGGCTGCGCAGCCGGCTGAAGAGCGGACAGCTCAAGCCGGACAGTTCGTTTCAGCGCAAGGTGAAGCTCAGCCTGGAGGACAAGTCGATCTACCCCTACGACGGCACGCTGCAGTTCCGCGACGTGACAGTTGACCCGACCACGGGCTCCATTACGCTGCGCCTGGTGTTCCCGAATCCGAACAATGTGCTGCTGCCCGGCATGTTTGTGCGGGCCCTCGTGCAGGAAGGCATCAACCAGCAGGCGCTGCTTGCTCCGCAGCAGGGCGTCGCGCGCGACACCAAAGGCCTGCCGTACGCCTGGATCGTCGGGAAAGACGACAAGGTGGAACAACGGACCCTGGAGCTGGACCGGGCCATCGGGGACAAATGGCTGGTCACCAGCGGCCTGGAGGCCGGGGACCGGATCATCGTCGAGGGGCTCCAGAAAGTGCGCCCGGGCGACCGGGTGCGCGTGGTTCCGGCGCCCCAACCGGAGACCAAAGGGAAAAGCCATGTCTAG
- a CDS encoding sigma 54-interacting transcriptional regulator, whose translation MEIPDSEIYRALFDLSQVVAGHADLETVCNSLAASLRRVVSFDFLALVLHDPIKDQLRLHAISANRPYKDRPRVFDPNGDDPGAHVWREQQPVVLSLLDLETRWDDVIQEALDEGIHAMVLVPLSNGERRLGILGFGFDAPFQPDPRALQFLQRVAAELAVSVEGYLTRQALLHERDRMRVLFEITNSLVSKLPMEELFSAISTQLSSVVAHDFVLMALIEKPSGHIHITALHSPAGMRFEPEEMSVSPQGMPAGEAIATGKPVVLSGDEHDRYTAPVYRKYRHLGFRSSCSIPLVGTNGISGVLDLARRGGQPFTPDEVDLLVQVARQIAIATENALAYRELSELKDKLATEKLYLEDEIRFDQNVGSMIGEGPAFQAVLSGIQVVAPTDATVLIEGETGTGKELVARALHDLSARSKRSFIKVNCAAIPATLLESELFGHEKGSFTGAFAQKIGRFELAHQGTLFLDEVGEIPLELQSKLLRAIQEQELERLGGNRTIQVNVRFIAATNRGLKKMVEEGKFRSDLYYRLHVFPLTVPPLRERREDIPLLIRYFTQKYATRMNRPIDSIPSSTIDALTNYDWPGNIRELQNVIERSVILSPGRVLVVTLPELSKTAPSPRTSRLAETAERDRILRALREARGKVAGPHGAAALLGLRRTTLQSRMKKLSIEREYS comes from the coding sequence ATGGAGATCCCGGATTCCGAAATCTACCGAGCGCTCTTCGACCTGTCCCAAGTCGTCGCCGGGCACGCCGATCTCGAGACGGTCTGCAACTCCCTGGCGGCCTCGCTGCGCCGGGTGGTCTCCTTCGATTTCCTCGCCCTGGTCCTGCACGATCCCATCAAGGATCAACTGCGGCTGCACGCCATCAGCGCCAACCGGCCTTACAAGGACCGCCCACGCGTCTTCGACCCGAACGGAGACGACCCCGGCGCCCATGTCTGGCGCGAGCAGCAGCCCGTGGTGCTTTCGCTGCTGGACCTGGAGACGCGCTGGGACGACGTCATCCAGGAGGCCCTGGACGAGGGGATCCACGCCATGGTCCTGGTGCCCCTCTCCAATGGCGAGCGCCGCCTGGGCATACTCGGCTTCGGCTTCGATGCGCCGTTTCAACCGGACCCGCGCGCACTGCAGTTTCTCCAGCGTGTCGCGGCGGAACTCGCTGTCTCCGTAGAGGGTTATCTCACGCGCCAGGCTCTGTTGCACGAGCGCGACCGCATGCGTGTCCTGTTCGAAATCACCAATTCCCTGGTCTCGAAACTGCCGATGGAGGAGCTGTTTTCGGCGATCTCCACCCAGCTCAGCAGCGTCGTCGCGCACGATTTCGTCCTGATGGCGCTGATTGAGAAGCCGTCCGGCCACATCCACATCACGGCGCTGCATTCTCCAGCGGGCATGCGCTTTGAGCCGGAGGAGATGTCGGTGAGTCCGCAGGGCATGCCGGCCGGCGAAGCGATTGCCACGGGCAAACCCGTCGTGCTGAGCGGAGACGAGCACGACCGCTACACCGCTCCGGTGTACCGCAAATACCGTCACCTGGGCTTCCGGTCCAGTTGCTCCATCCCGCTGGTGGGTACCAACGGCATCTCCGGGGTGCTCGACCTGGCGCGCCGCGGCGGTCAGCCATTCACTCCGGACGAAGTCGACCTGCTCGTCCAAGTGGCTCGGCAGATTGCCATTGCGACGGAAAACGCCCTGGCTTACCGGGAGCTCTCGGAATTGAAAGACAAACTGGCCACCGAGAAGCTGTACCTGGAAGACGAGATCCGCTTCGACCAGAATGTCGGCAGCATGATCGGCGAAGGGCCGGCGTTTCAGGCCGTGTTGAGCGGTATTCAGGTGGTCGCACCCACGGACGCAACGGTACTAATTGAAGGCGAGACGGGCACCGGCAAGGAGCTGGTGGCCCGGGCGCTGCACGACCTCAGCGCCCGGTCGAAACGGTCGTTCATCAAGGTGAATTGTGCGGCGATTCCGGCGACGTTGCTGGAGAGCGAACTCTTCGGACACGAAAAGGGCTCGTTTACCGGCGCGTTCGCCCAGAAGATCGGCCGCTTTGAACTGGCTCACCAGGGCACGCTGTTTCTTGACGAAGTCGGAGAGATTCCCCTGGAGTTGCAGTCGAAACTGCTGCGGGCCATCCAGGAGCAGGAGCTCGAGCGCCTGGGCGGCAACCGCACCATCCAGGTAAACGTCCGCTTCATCGCCGCCACCAACCGCGGCCTGAAGAAAATGGTCGAGGAAGGCAAGTTTCGTAGCGACCTCTATTACCGGTTGCATGTCTTCCCCCTGACGGTGCCCCCATTGCGGGAACGCAGGGAAGATATCCCCTTGCTCATCCGCTACTTCACGCAGAAATACGCGACGCGCATGAACCGTCCTATCGACTCCATCCCGTCGTCCACCATCGATGCCCTGACGAATTATGACTGGCCCGGCAACATTCGAGAGCTTCAGAACGTGATCGAACGCTCTGTTATCCTGAGCCCTGGCCGCGTCCTCGTTGTCACCCTACCGGAGCTCTCGAAAACCGCGCCCTCGCCCAGGACTTCGCGGCTGGCAGAGACCGCTGAGCGCGACCGCATTCTGCGCGCCCTGCGCGAGGCTCGAGGGAAAGTCGCCGGGCCGCATGGCGCCGCGGCGCTGCTGGGTCTCCGGCGCACCACTTTGCAATCCCGCATGAAGAAGTTAAGTATCGAACGCGAATACAGCTGA
- a CDS encoding TetR/AcrR family transcriptional regulator — protein sequence MPDTPIPCQFTSSVPEPPLARRRSRRLTGAIRREQVLRIAAGLFTSTGLHGTTTQALADAAGVSEPVLYLHFHSKESLFREAVEFNIQKRLRTLEDRLAVIDAADRRSGIERMAEATVLVCVCGPAHAALLNWALLESPSYAISLYRGEMSAVEEMWSRGLRRWRGVRMAGEFVPRAVEMCLAYGLWLAACGHTAESAAPLARRFTIGLAARR from the coding sequence ATGCCGGATACTCCCATCCCCTGCCAGTTCACAAGCTCAGTGCCGGAGCCACCACTGGCCCGGCGGCGCAGCCGGCGGTTGACGGGCGCGATCCGCCGGGAACAGGTGCTGCGGATTGCCGCCGGCCTCTTTACCAGCACCGGGCTGCATGGGACCACCACCCAGGCGCTGGCCGACGCGGCCGGCGTATCGGAGCCGGTGCTGTATCTCCACTTCCATAGCAAGGAGTCGCTGTTCCGCGAGGCGGTCGAGTTCAATATCCAGAAGAGGCTGCGGACCCTGGAGGACCGTCTGGCCGTGATCGATGCCGCTGACCGCAGGTCCGGAATCGAGCGCATGGCCGAGGCCACGGTGCTGGTTTGTGTCTGCGGGCCCGCTCACGCGGCCCTGCTGAACTGGGCGCTGCTGGAGTCGCCCAGCTACGCTATCAGCCTCTACCGAGGTGAGATGAGCGCGGTGGAGGAGATGTGGAGCCGCGGGCTGCGGCGCTGGCGAGGCGTCCGAATGGCGGGTGAGTTTGTGCCGCGTGCCGTGGAGATGTGCCTGGCCTACGGGCTCTGGCTGGCGGCCTGTGGGCATACCGCGGAGAGCGCCGCTCCGCTGGCCAGGAGGTTCACCATCGGATTGGCCGCCAGGCGCTGA
- a CDS encoding DUF5597 domain-containing protein, with translation MDSKVMVALLLATVSLAAAPMPRLAKDKGGFQFLVDDKPFLILGIQTGNSSGFPKELEKTWPLAKRIHVNTVEIPIQWQAVEPVEGRFDFAIVDGLVAGARANGLRLILAWFGGFKNGAMHFAPAWVKENVQKYPRMIDQTGSPIRALATHVEATQAADARGFAAFMRHLKEIDGEQHTVIAVQVENEAGVLGTDRDHSESANKLFAQAAPAEAIKALGKTGSGTWNEVFGAYGSETFAAYYQAKYLQRVAEAGKREFPLPMFLNVWSDIQDGFYEPGFSHPSGGATTRMLPLYKALVPSIDWISPDIYKQSYVQYVEEATPYSRPDNPLLIPETGRDLGFCRRMFYALGDLKGIGVSVFGVEGSAEGDTGAVPENLRDLSATYRVVAAATPLLAEAKKYGQLRSFVEETGIATLVGDFGAYESMAQFGPSHWGYGGARAAGTPKTTGRVLIGQVGPEEFVIAGFDTTVNFRPKFGSAAPRADFVSAEEGAYENGVWKARRQLSGDEIFFGLRLPGAGTVVRVKLMKY, from the coding sequence ATGGATTCGAAAGTGATGGTGGCTCTGTTGCTGGCCACGGTGAGTCTGGCCGCGGCGCCCATGCCTCGTCTGGCAAAGGACAAGGGCGGCTTCCAGTTCCTGGTGGACGACAAGCCGTTCCTGATTCTCGGCATCCAGACCGGGAATTCCAGCGGTTTCCCCAAGGAGTTGGAGAAGACCTGGCCGCTGGCCAAACGGATCCATGTGAATACGGTGGAGATCCCCATCCAGTGGCAGGCGGTGGAACCGGTGGAAGGCCGCTTCGATTTCGCCATCGTGGACGGACTGGTGGCCGGCGCGCGGGCGAACGGGTTGCGGCTCATCCTGGCCTGGTTCGGCGGTTTCAAGAACGGCGCGATGCACTTTGCTCCGGCGTGGGTGAAGGAGAACGTCCAGAAGTACCCCCGGATGATCGACCAGACCGGCAGCCCCATCCGTGCGCTGGCGACCCACGTAGAGGCCACGCAGGCGGCGGACGCTCGGGGCTTCGCGGCCTTCATGCGGCATTTGAAAGAGATCGACGGCGAGCAGCACACCGTGATCGCCGTGCAGGTGGAAAACGAAGCCGGTGTGTTGGGGACGGATCGCGATCACTCCGAGAGCGCGAACAAGCTCTTCGCGCAGGCTGCGCCGGCTGAGGCGATCAAGGCGTTAGGGAAGACGGGCAGCGGTACGTGGAATGAAGTGTTCGGGGCCTATGGCAGCGAAACCTTCGCCGCCTACTATCAGGCGAAGTATCTGCAGCGGGTGGCCGAGGCAGGCAAGCGCGAGTTCCCACTGCCGATGTTCCTGAACGTCTGGAGCGACATCCAGGACGGTTTCTACGAGCCGGGCTTCTCGCATCCCAGCGGAGGAGCCACGACGCGCATGCTGCCCCTCTACAAAGCGTTGGTGCCGTCGATCGACTGGATCTCGCCGGACATCTACAAGCAGAGCTATGTGCAGTACGTCGAGGAAGCGACGCCCTACAGCCGGCCGGACAATCCTCTGCTGATTCCCGAGACGGGCCGGGATCTGGGCTTCTGCCGGCGCATGTTCTACGCGTTGGGCGACCTGAAGGGCATCGGCGTCTCGGTGTTTGGTGTGGAAGGTTCGGCGGAAGGCGACACGGGGGCGGTCCCCGAAAACCTGCGCGATCTGTCGGCGACCTATCGTGTGGTGGCGGCAGCCACTCCGCTGCTGGCGGAGGCGAAGAAGTACGGACAATTGCGGTCGTTTGTGGAAGAGACAGGCATTGCCACGCTGGTGGGCGATTTCGGGGCCTATGAGTCGATGGCGCAGTTCGGACCGTCGCATTGGGGCTATGGCGGAGCGCGCGCGGCGGGCACGCCGAAGACGACCGGGCGGGTGCTGATCGGGCAGGTGGGTCCGGAAGAATTCGTGATCGCCGGCTTCGACACGACCGTGAACTTCCGGCCGAAGTTCGGGTCAGCCGCGCCGCGGGCCGATTTCGTGAGTGCCGAGGAAGGCGCCTATGAGAATGGCGTGTGGAAAGCGCGACGGCAGTTGAGCGGCGATGAGATCTTCTTCGGGTTGAGGCTGCCGGGAGCGGGGACCGTGGTGCGGGTGAAGCTGATGAAGTATTAA
- a CDS encoding DNA cytosine methyltransferase: MSDANESTVRAIDLFAGVGGSSCGAKAAGVCVVAAIDAWELAGKAYKDNNPDTEVYTSFCEDVDPASIERQFGRIELLLASPECTSHTCAKGAAERSEKSRGTAFQVVRFAEALTPRWIVIENVIHMRAWTRYQQLIDSLEALDYRCLPQVLNSADFGVPQSRRRLFIVCERGQKPPEIRLPDGMVHVPVRSVIDTNGTYKYNPLRADGRAAPTLERADRAIANVGTRDPFLIVYYGSDGSGGWQPVSVPLRTITTLDRFAYVRRRDGMHEMRMLQVPELQLAMGFPKDYILARGTRRDRIKLLGNAVCPPVMEHVVRTLVKSSPRREMVSAAGGGSDAGL, encoded by the coding sequence GTGAGTGACGCGAATGAAAGCACTGTAAGGGCGATCGACCTGTTCGCCGGGGTTGGCGGAAGCAGCTGCGGCGCGAAGGCGGCGGGCGTGTGCGTGGTCGCGGCCATCGACGCCTGGGAACTGGCTGGAAAAGCGTACAAGGACAACAACCCCGATACGGAGGTTTACACGTCATTCTGCGAGGATGTCGATCCAGCCAGCATCGAAAGGCAGTTCGGCCGGATCGAACTGCTCCTGGCCTCTCCCGAATGTACAAGTCATACTTGCGCCAAAGGGGCGGCCGAACGTTCCGAGAAGAGCCGTGGAACAGCATTCCAGGTAGTCCGCTTCGCAGAGGCGCTAACGCCCAGGTGGATTGTGATCGAAAACGTGATTCACATGAGGGCTTGGACACGGTATCAGCAACTCATCGATTCGCTGGAGGCGTTGGACTACCGGTGCTTGCCACAGGTGCTCAACTCCGCCGACTTCGGAGTCCCTCAATCGCGGCGACGGCTGTTCATCGTGTGTGAACGCGGTCAGAAGCCGCCGGAAATTCGCCTGCCCGACGGCATGGTGCATGTTCCCGTCCGTAGCGTCATTGACACGAACGGGACGTACAAGTACAATCCGCTTCGGGCTGATGGTAGAGCGGCGCCTACTTTGGAGAGGGCGGATCGTGCGATCGCGAACGTTGGCACGCGCGACCCCTTCTTGATCGTCTACTACGGCAGTGACGGTTCTGGAGGGTGGCAACCGGTCTCAGTCCCCCTTCGTACCATCACCACATTGGATCGCTTCGCCTACGTCCGGCGCCGCGATGGCATGCATGAGATGCGAATGTTGCAGGTTCCTGAGCTGCAGCTCGCGATGGGGTTTCCCAAGGACTATATTTTGGCGCGTGGGACGCGGCGGGACAGGATCAAGCTCCTGGGCAACGCCGTCTGCCCGCCCGTGATGGAACATGTCGTCCGGACGTTAGTCAAGTCATCGCCACGTCGCGAAATGGTGTCGGCGGCAGGAGGGGGATCGGATGCCGGACTATAG